The window ACCTCCCACTTAGTGAGCGATTTTATGAGTCCCATTCTCTTCTTTTAGCAGAGGTGTTACTTATCTTTGTGACATTAATCGGTGCACGCAAACATAAACCAAAGCGTGACTCGTGTGTTCACTGTGGACCACTTACAAAGACTGAACCCTTTCCTTGATTAATGCAAGTCAGCGTCTATGTGAAACAATGAAAGAGAACAGCAGCtggcataaaaaaattaaaaaaaatgttggcttAGCACTTTTGGGAGATGCTGACTCAGCTGCACTAAACTAATTAACAGAGGGGGAAAAAGTAAAAGCTTTACaatattaattaatatttttttcccagATCAATAAGGAAAAGTTTTGGGGTAAGTTAATACGTTTAAACTGTACTGCTAATTGACaggatttaaacatttaaataattaatttaacaCTGGAATAATTTTATCAGATAGATTTTAATGTgggaaaaaacaaagtgaaagtAGAAAAGTTCTAAAGGAGCATTCAACAGAACCTTTAAGAAGGGGTCTTATCCAGGGGATCAAAATGCGGTTCCGGACCAAACGTCATTTGATTTCTCATTTCTAATCACCAACAGGAAATAAAGAAACTTACTTGATCATCATCCTCCTCTCCCGTCAGCTGTTCGTCATCCATGTCATCGAGTGACGGCGGCGCTGGCTCCAGAGCTGAGACGCTCAGAACTGAAGGCCACCTCTGCATCTCCGTGTCAGCAGGTTCTGAGAGCATGGGCTCCTCTTTGTCAGGATAGAACAGATCCATGGGTTCCACTGGGTCACCAACTAGATGCTCTGAGGGAGAGCTTTTGTCAAATTTGGAATAGAACAAGTCCATGTTTCTGTTTAATCCTGGTGGTCCAGAAAATGGAGAAACTTTTGCTTCGTTTAGGTCTAAAGTGTCTGTGTCGAGTATGCTCGGATGGGGGATTTGGGGGCCGCTTTCAGAGGCAGGACCGGCTGGTTTTACTCCATGTCCCTCAGGTTCCTGACTTGCATCACTGTCAGGATTTGCCTGAGCCATTGTCTTCTTTACAGCTGCAAAATCATCTGAGCTGTGCTTTTGTCTGGCTTCATCCATTTCCTGGTTCTGCACACATTCTGACCCAGAGTTTCTGGGAGGTTCATCTCCATCAGACAGTAGTTTGTCTTCAGAGTGGGTGGTTTGCAAAGGCCTCCTTTCAGAATTTTCTGATATCTGACAGGAAGGTCTCTCCTCAGATTCTTCTTTGAGGTCCTCACTGTAGACATGCTCTAGAGGACTGTGCTCCAGAGGAACACACTCCAAAAGACCATCCTCCAGACGACCATGCTCCAGAGCAACTGGACTTGTAGGACTGTTCAATTCCGTGTCATCTTCCCCATATCCAGACTCAAACTGCTGATGGAGTTTCTCCTCTGTTTCCTGGTCTTCTGAGCCAGATTCTTCTTTGTGCTCCTTTGGCTCACTGGAGATGGAAATGATGGGAATAATTAGACCAGTTTTTGATGCTCCCTCTTGATTAGTTAATATCATCTGAGAACTACTGATTTCTTCATCATGTGAGGCGTTAGCTAAGAGTTCTTCCTCCTGGGTTTTCTGGTCTTGATCATTTCCACCTTTTACCTCGATTCCTTCATCTTCCACTGAAGAGTCAGCTTTTTGATACTCTTCCACATAGGTTCCCCTCTCCTGTAGTTCCCCAGATGGACCATCAGTTTGTTCATTTAGGTTCTTTTTGTTCCCTTCCTGTTCTCTCTGAGAACTTTCAGTGTGTTCTTCATGAGGTGGAACATCTGTGGAGAAGGCTGGTTGAAAATGGTTTGTTTGACCATCTTTAAGGAAATCTTCAGAACCTGAGAGAGTTAATTCTTCATTGAATGTCCAGGACCGTTCCTGCTCACTGTCTTTGTGGAGTGGACTTGTACTGATGGGACTGAGGTCTGTCTCTTTTGAAAAGTCAACTTCACTTGGATCAATGATGAGTTCCTGAACCAGATTCTGGTTCTTTGAGTTCAGCTCCTTGTCCTGTTCCTCCTGGTGGGCTTTGTCCTGGGTGCTCTCCAACGAGGAGACTCCTTCATCGCTGTATGATCCCGTCACAAAGGGTTCATCTGGAGCTCTGTCGTCCATGGACAACATGAATCCTTCATCCACTGGTGTCACCTGCACAGGTGTGGCCCGGTACACATCCCAGCCCGGCCCGCTGTCAAACAGAGAACTGTCACTGTGAGTCTCAAGCATCAGCTCACTCTCCATCCAGGATTCTGGGGAGTGGATGGCAGAGTCGGGGATTACAGGCTCTGGGTTTCCACAATCCGGTGCGAATGACGGTGAATGAGAGAAAGACTGCTGAGGTAAGGTGCAGGTCAAATCCTGCTGGACCTCAGCGACTCCTTGGGCGTCATTAGAGACAACGTCAAGAGGCGAGTCAGACAGAACGTCTTCACTGGACCAGGAGCGAGTTGCAGCCACCCTGAGGCGAGGCGAAAGGATGCCTCTGTCCTCCGACACGGAAGAAAGTAGGACTTTGGGAGGCGGCTTATAGCCGTCTCTCTGGAACAATCTGGACCGCTCTTTCACTCTGCTGAGATTGGCGCCGTTTCTCATCAGATCTGCGTCGTTGAGTCGGCCCATGGAGACGCTCCGCTCAATCAGCTGAGTGGACTCCTCCGCCTGCCAGGGGGAGCAGAGAGGTCAGTTTGACGGGCTTACATCAGTTAGAACCTGGTGTCAGACCTGAAGTGACCGTACCTCCTCAAGTCCAGGGAAATGCTCCAAGAACTGGGAAACATACATGATGATGGACTGCTCGTCTGGCTCATTAAAACCcacatctggaaaaaaagacGTCTTTAGTAGTAAACAGAGGAATCTCTTTCTGAGGGATTTTCCCTCGAGATAGTTCCTCCGTAAATTTCCGGCTTTTCCTCCAATTCACCAGTATGATCCACACTGAGAGGGAGATGCTGGCACCCCTCCATCCTTATGCTAATCAGGGACACGCATACtgaggttgtgtccaaattccctctcTACTACCCTACTGCAAAAAACTATGTGGtgcgggactatctagtgccctggattttaaaattctatcACCATTTTCCTTTACAAAAATTATTGACAAGTCTAatttgttctgatgatgaaaacttggatggtttataaaaaaataaatgtaaataaattattttcacaGGAAGAATTGTTCAAAtgtaatgcattgtggtctgtttTTGaccctgttttttttgcagggacttctgggaaatttctgatgcactggattttggaaccGAAGGTTCGGACAGCCCAATTTAGTGCACTAAGCACTGAACCTATGTAATATATGATCCATTTCCTGTGGATAATACAGTCTACATCCAATCATTATTGCAAATGAAGGCCTGCTTTGTACAATCAACATGTTTAAGTGATTTAATGATAGTTGTCATTTAACAGGATTTGTTGAAGTTTGTttggttaatttatttttagtgcattttgtaACGTGGATATCGgttgaagtcccactcctatcatcttttgatctattgatctattataaaataCGATTATGCAGTATTTAGCCAGAATCAAAATCCCTGTGTCGAtataggacataatttctgcagagctgcaggagttcattagaaatactCCATTGAGTTGTTGGCGCAGAGTGAgtctgccttcatttcccatcattcctttgtttacactctctgccGCTAGTTTGTAGCCCCTaacaaccccaacataacacTATCAacccaacaaaaatggcagcagtatcagagctttccagccgtacagttttgatccagattccagctcagacgaagaaaacaaagacgttcatggatgtatttgtctggaagtggatgtataggaatggagcagagcagggagcttgtgacctgccaATTCTCGATTTTTCGTCACAactccaagctttttctaacagcatttttagtccgctcctgattcaccacaattttaatttaaaaaaatgccgttttaatcttaaatttttttataaactgtatGTCTTCcacaatgagaaaaatgctgcaaaacatgttaaaaacaccaaaaacccaatttttcattggaaaagtttggaaaaatacaTTCTTAAAGTTTGTTCGCTAACTTTGCAAATCTACAAGGGTTActaatttacttttttccttGAAGGAAGGGTTTAGCCCATAGCTTTATTTACCAgccaaactggatttttttcttttagtttcctGTTGTTGTCTTCTTTTGTGAGCTGTTACTGCTGGACCATAGAAAACAATTAGAAATAATAGGAACATGCTATCATATTCTGGATTtccttttgttgtgtttgtcaaGTGAGGGCTTTTTCCCATCTCAACCTTGCACACCTTGTTGTCTGATGTGACAGAGGACTTCTAACTCTTTATTCTATCATTTTAGACAAGTCTTTCGTTTTTACTATGAACATAAATTCAGAGCATCTTTGGCTGGAGTCTCAAACACAGAAACTCGATCTGAAACTGTAAGCTCCTAGATTGAAGCCAAAAATCCCTTTATAAGTGTAATTTATCAccttaaaacaattttcatgGCCAAACACGTTTTTTCTCCTGAGCAAAGACACACGATTCATGTTTCTGTCCACTCCAATTGGATTGTTTGAAAGCTCTTCTGAAAATAAGAGTTAAAGTTACAAAAGAGACTTGGCTGCACAAACGCTGACCGATCCAGGCAGGAGGCTTCCCTCAGAAGTGAGGTGTCACATTTCAATCCTTTATATTTTTCTACCCAACAAGcatttttattggatttaacAGAAGGATAAACGTCTTAACTCCACGTATAAGCAGATGACTTAACCTCTTGAATGTTTTTACTCATGCTTGATGTATCACCGACTGTTTGCAGAAGTCTGGGGGCAGGAGGGGCCGCAGAATCTTTA is drawn from Oryzias latipes chromosome 22, ASM223467v1 and contains these coding sequences:
- the clmn gene encoding calmin isoform X1 codes for the protein MARHERQDWFEREEFIGQISDIRVQNLQVEREAVQKRTFTRWMNLHLQKCDPPIQIQDLFQDIQDGFILMVLLEELSGCKLIQGFKKSSHRIFRLNNIAKVLAFLEERNVKLVSIDAADVADGNSSIILGLLWNIILFFQIKELTGNIQSQFPSCSSLSSIPTSSDSDTSHSSTPSEERRSASNALKENSKAIKKLLQWIQRKTRKYGVAVQDFGRSWTSGLAFLALIKSIDSSLVDMRKALLRSSRENLEDAFRIAHYSLGIPRLLEPEDVGFNEPDEQSIIMYVSQFLEHFPGLEEAEESTQLIERSVSMGRLNDADLMRNGANLSRVKERSRLFQRDGYKPPPKVLLSSVSEDRGILSPRLRVAATRSWSSEDVLSDSPLDVVSNDAQGVAEVQQDLTCTLPQQSFSHSPSFAPDCGNPEPVIPDSAIHSPESWMESELMLETHSDSSLFDSGPGWDVYRATPVQVTPVDEGFMLSMDDRAPDEPFVTGSYSDEGVSSLESTQDKAHQEEQDKELNSKNQNLVQELIIDPSEVDFSKETDLSPISTSPLHKDSEQERSWTFNEELTLSGSEDFLKDGQTNHFQPAFSTDVPPHEEHTESSQREQEGNKKNLNEQTDGPSGELQERGTYVEEYQKADSSVEDEGIEVKGGNDQDQKTQEEELLANASHDEEISSSQMILTNQEGASKTGLIIPIISISSEPKEHKEESGSEDQETEEKLHQQFESGYGEDDTELNSPTSPVALEHGRLEDGLLECVPLEHSPLEHVYSEDLKEESEERPSCQISENSERRPLQTTHSEDKLLSDGDEPPRNSGSECVQNQEMDEARQKHSSDDFAAVKKTMAQANPDSDASQEPEGHGVKPAGPASESGPQIPHPSILDTDTLDLNEAKVSPFSGPPGLNRNMDLFYSKFDKSSPSEHLVGDPVEPMDLFYPDKEEPMLSEPADTEMQRWPSVLSVSALEPAPPSLDDMDDEQLTGEEDDDQQLNPSSQGPADAFSTQEQCTMCGVPIGESRVDFPADSRESESWRDAGSSSRIDEIQTPVGLRRRKGSHLVESRDNQRAASRTANRDGTCFWWNENSDLYLLLLLWVLLYCLMLLPQMDLKELPSLLLNLD
- the clmn gene encoding calmin isoform X2 is translated as MARHERQDWFEREEFIGQISDIRVQNLQVEREAVQKRTFTRWMNLHLQKCDPPIQIQDLFQDIQDGFILMVLLEELSGCKLIQGFKKSSHRIFRLNNIAKVLAFLEERNVKLVSIDAADVADGNSSIILGLLWNIILFFQIKELTGNIQSQFPSCSSLSSIPTSSDSDTSHSSTPSEERRSASNALKENSKAIKKLLQWIQRKTRKYGVAVQDFGRSWTSGLAFLALIKSIDSSLVDMRKALLRSSRENLEDAFRIAHYSLGIPRLLEPEDVGFNEPDEQSIIMYVSQFLEHFPGLEEAEESTQLIERSVSMGRLNDADLMRNGANLSRVKERSRLFQRDGYKPPPKVLLSSVSEDRGILSPRLRVAATRSWSSEDVLSDSPLDVVSNDAQGVAEVQQDLTCTLPQQSFSHSPSFAPDCGNPEPVIPDSAIHSPESWMESELMLETHSDSSLFDSGPGWDVYRATPVQVTPVDEGFMLSMDDRAPDEPFVTGSYSDEGVSSLESTQDKAHQEEQDKELNSKNQNLVQELIIDPSEVDFSKETDLSPISTSPLHKDSEQERSWTFNEELTLSGSEDFLKDGQTNHFQPAFSTDVPPHEEHTESSQREQEGNKKNLNEQTDGPSGELQERGTYVEEYQKADSSVEDEGIEVKGGNDQDQKTQEEELLANASHDEEISSSQMILTNQEGASKTGLIIPIISISSEPKEHKEESGSEDQETEEKLHQQFESGYGEDDTELNSPTSPVALEHGRLEDGLLECVPLEHSPLEHVYSEDLKEESEERPSCQISENSERRPLQTTHSEDKLLSDGDEPPRNSGSECVQNQEMDEARQKHSSDDFAAVKKTMAQANPDSDASQEPEGHGVKPAGPASESGPQIPHPSILDTDTLDLNEAKVSPFSGPPGLNRNMDLFYSKFDKSSPSEHLVGDPVEPMDLFYPDKEEPMLSEPADTEMQRWPSVLSVSALEPAPPSLDDMDDEQLTGEEDDDQLNPSSQGPADAFSTQEQCTMCGVPIGESRVDFPADSRESESWRDAGSSSRIDEIQTPVGLRRRKGSHLVESRDNQRAASRTANRDGTCFWWNENSDLYLLLLLWVLLYCLMLLPQMDLKELPSLLLNLD